Proteins encoded within one genomic window of Candidatus Thermodiscus eudorianus:
- a CDS encoding branched-chain amino acid ABC transporter permease — MVDLGELLRFTLQGLLTGFLYGSVLGVVAVGLTLIWGVMKVVNLAHGHLVVLGSMFAAYIFIAMGLNPILIFILFLGFGAIMGAILYYSSIHKIIGKVDVITLKEEMATLMTTFGFGITLFGLHYVINHFKPDYSTEPSLSWKATIAGKSIVSIQAISLGEAPFTISITQIVAAILALLLALALHLLINKTTLGLTIRAVAQDSRALALAGINPVNIKLATTVISSSVAVAAGVLYIIYTGSATPVTESIVAPLSFVIVVLGGLGSILGTYAGGLILGIIYQVIVYSSQAFFGQPQQALALATAFAILLIMLIVRPQGLFGKRG; from the coding sequence ATGGTAGACCTAGGAGAACTACTACGATTCACACTCCAAGGCCTACTCACAGGCTTCCTCTACGGCTCCGTCCTAGGAGTCGTCGCGGTAGGGCTCACACTCATCTGGGGCGTGATGAAGGTAGTCAACCTAGCACACGGCCACCTAGTAGTCCTCGGAAGCATGTTCGCAGCATACATCTTCATAGCAATGGGCCTAAACCCGATACTCATATTCATACTCTTCCTAGGCTTCGGAGCGATAATGGGCGCGATACTCTACTACTCCTCCATCCACAAGATCATCGGGAAGGTCGACGTGATAACGCTCAAGGAGGAAATGGCCACGCTGATGACGACCTTCGGCTTCGGAATCACGCTCTTCGGCCTACACTACGTGATAAACCACTTCAAACCCGACTACAGCACCGAGCCCAGCCTATCCTGGAAGGCGACCATAGCCGGGAAATCCATCGTAAGCATACAGGCCATAAGCCTCGGAGAGGCGCCCTTCACCATCTCAATAACACAGATAGTCGCGGCCATACTAGCACTACTACTAGCACTAGCACTACACCTACTCATAAACAAGACGACCCTAGGCCTCACCATAAGAGCCGTCGCACAGGACTCAAGGGCACTCGCGTTAGCGGGTATAAACCCCGTCAACATAAAACTGGCGACAACCGTCATCTCCTCCAGCGTCGCTGTAGCGGCCGGAGTACTCTACATAATCTACACCGGCTCCGCCACGCCGGTGACAGAGTCGATCGTGGCCCCACTCAGCTTCGTCATAGTAGTCCTAGGAGGCCTCGGGAGCATACTAGGCACATACGCCGGGGGGCTGATACTAGGGATAATATACCAGGTCATAGTGTACTCAAGCCAGGCGTTCTTCGGCCAGCCGCAACAGGCCCTAGCCCTGGCAACGGCCTTCGCTATACTACTCATAATGCTGATCGTAAGGCCACAGGGCCTCTTCGGCAAGAGGGGGTGA
- a CDS encoding branched-chain amino acid ABC transporter permease — MIGLFKRPSFYIALALLVIFGVIGAAGTAGIGSEQLIANSMDLMMWIGLGLAMAVIMSYAGYVSFGHTVFIGIGSFATAYIVAVRNYDTIIQIMRDLRRQAIQAGLPPSSVSLPTSEVVKLFIVSSLLASVLAVVVAAGVGYAVLRLRGAFFAIATIGLNYVVMYIVVFYLKNYLGSTEGQEVGNPAMGLTNIDFYWMHYVVFIVTVLVAYLVRVSRLGYGLAAIREDEDAAEVVGVDTFKYKIIAFSIAAWLASLWGVAREFRGSFVAPVEFNLLNSVVMLLENAIGGLGSFTGPIIGAFIYYPLKWYTQTIAGVFALVILGVLIILVVSFAPGGIVGILRNRFPRLRKILE; from the coding sequence GTGATAGGCTTGTTCAAGAGGCCGAGCTTCTACATCGCCCTAGCACTACTCGTGATCTTCGGAGTGATAGGCGCGGCCGGGACCGCTGGCATAGGCTCCGAGCAGTTAATCGCCAACAGCATGGACCTTATGATGTGGATAGGCCTGGGCCTGGCGATGGCCGTTATAATGAGCTACGCCGGCTACGTCAGCTTCGGGCACACGGTATTCATAGGAATCGGCTCCTTCGCAACAGCATACATCGTAGCCGTGAGGAACTACGACACGATAATCCAGATCATGAGGGACCTAAGGAGGCAGGCCATACAGGCGGGGCTCCCACCGAGCTCCGTCTCACTACCCACCAGCGAGGTGGTGAAGCTATTCATTGTCAGCTCCCTGCTAGCCAGTGTGCTAGCGGTGGTGGTCGCCGCCGGCGTGGGCTACGCGGTGCTCCGCCTCAGGGGAGCCTTCTTCGCCATAGCCACCATAGGCTTGAACTACGTGGTGATGTACATAGTGGTCTTCTACCTCAAGAACTACCTGGGCAGCACCGAGGGCCAGGAAGTGGGTAACCCCGCGATGGGGCTGACCAACATAGACTTCTACTGGATGCACTACGTCGTATTCATAGTAACAGTGCTGGTCGCCTACCTCGTGAGGGTGAGCAGGCTCGGCTATGGCCTCGCAGCCATAAGGGAAGACGAGGACGCCGCCGAGGTGGTTGGAGTAGACACCTTCAAGTACAAGATAATAGCCTTCAGCATCGCAGCCTGGCTAGCCAGCCTATGGGGGGTTGCAAGGGAGTTCAGGGGCTCCTTCGTGGCCCCCGTGGAGTTCAACCTGCTAAACAGCGTTGTAATGCTACTCGAAAACGCTATAGGAGGCCTGGGCTCCTTCACAGGCCCGATAATAGGCGCGTTCATATACTACCCCCTGAAATGGTACACGCAGACCATAGCCGGCGTGTTCGCGCTAGTCATACTGGGAGTGCTGATAATATTGGTGGTGAGCTTCGCGCCTGGAGGAATAGTCGGCATACTCAGGAACAGGTTCCCCCGGCTGAGGAAGATACTGGAGTAG
- a CDS encoding ABC transporter ATP-binding protein translates to MSDGDVILRIQGVTKRFGGLVALSGVSFDVYRKEILGLIGPNGAGKTTLFNVISGVYKPEEGRVIFKGVDITGWRPHRVARLGIARTHQIVKPFGDLTVLENTMVGALFGKRAGKIGEAEAREIAQEVLDFIGLGDKAELPARVLNVQEKKRLELARALASEPELLLLDEVLAGLTPQEVDRMLELLRRIREEKNVTMIMIEHVMHAVMNIADRIVVLHFGRKLAEGTPEEVANNQEVITAYLGDPTLALRFVKKLREKGGA, encoded by the coding sequence GTGTCGGATGGCGATGTCATACTCAGGATCCAGGGCGTGACCAAGAGGTTCGGGGGCCTCGTAGCCCTCTCAGGCGTCTCCTTCGACGTCTATAGGAAGGAGATACTCGGCCTCATAGGCCCGAACGGCGCCGGCAAGACCACGCTATTCAACGTGATCTCAGGCGTCTACAAGCCGGAAGAGGGCAGGGTCATATTCAAGGGCGTCGACATAACCGGGTGGAGGCCTCACAGGGTCGCCAGGCTGGGCATAGCGAGGACCCACCAGATAGTCAAGCCCTTCGGAGACCTGACGGTGCTGGAGAACACGATGGTCGGGGCACTCTTCGGGAAGAGAGCCGGCAAAATAGGCGAGGCGGAGGCCAGAGAGATAGCCCAGGAGGTATTGGACTTCATAGGCCTGGGCGACAAGGCAGAGCTCCCAGCCAGGGTGCTGAACGTTCAGGAGAAGAAGAGGCTTGAGCTTGCCCGTGCCCTAGCCTCCGAGCCAGAGTTACTGCTACTAGACGAGGTACTGGCAGGCCTAACGCCGCAGGAGGTGGACAGGATGCTCGAACTGTTGAGGAGGATAAGGGAGGAGAAGAATGTAACCATGATCATGATAGAGCACGTGATGCACGCGGTGATGAACATTGCCGACAGGATAGTAGTGCTACACTTCGGCAGGAAGCTGGCCGAGGGCACCCCGGAGGAGGTGGCCAACAACCAGGAGGTCATAACAGCCTACCTAGGAGACCCGACGCTGGCCCTCAGGTTCGTTAAGAAGCTCAGGGAGAAGGGTGGTGCCTGA
- a CDS encoding ABC transporter ATP-binding protein, which produces MAGKYILEVEDLVSGYGETQILFGVSLKVEKGTITTLLGSNGAGKSTTLWTIMSVVEPWKGTIKLDGADVTRLPTHKKVRLGMILVPEGRRLWPGLTVEENLKLAALIPRAKEKVEENLELVYNYFPRLKERKDQLAGTLSGGEQQMLAIARGLMLNPEILMLDEPSLGLAPKLVQEIAGIVKRLRDEENKTIFLVEQNIHIALTVADYGYLLENGRVVLEGTPKELQENPKMKEAYLGL; this is translated from the coding sequence ATGGCCGGGAAGTACATATTGGAGGTCGAGGACCTGGTATCGGGCTATGGCGAGACCCAGATACTCTTCGGGGTCTCGCTGAAGGTAGAGAAGGGCACGATAACGACGCTGCTCGGCTCGAACGGCGCCGGGAAGAGCACGACCCTCTGGACAATAATGAGCGTGGTCGAGCCCTGGAAGGGCACGATAAAGCTAGACGGCGCCGACGTCACGCGGCTCCCAACCCACAAGAAGGTCAGGCTCGGGATGATACTAGTCCCCGAGGGGAGAAGGCTCTGGCCCGGGCTAACAGTCGAGGAGAACTTGAAGCTAGCGGCACTGATACCCAGGGCCAAGGAGAAGGTCGAGGAGAACCTTGAACTAGTCTACAACTACTTCCCCAGGCTGAAGGAGAGGAAAGACCAGCTCGCCGGCACCCTGAGCGGCGGGGAGCAGCAAATGCTCGCCATAGCCCGGGGGCTAATGCTCAACCCGGAGATACTGATGCTCGACGAGCCGAGCCTGGGCCTGGCGCCCAAGCTAGTCCAGGAGATAGCTGGTATAGTGAAGAGGCTTAGGGACGAGGAGAACAAGACGATATTCCTGGTGGAGCAGAACATACACATAGCCCTAACCGTAGCCGACTACGGCTACCTGCTTGAGAACGGCAGGGTCGTGCTGGAGGGCACCCCGAAGGAGCTACAGGAGAACCCCAAGATGAAGGAGGCCTACCTAGGCCTCTAG
- a CDS encoding DUF401 family protein → MPLNPVYGFIASYILLVILASRIRKVYIVIAGMIATYVLLSATPREAVEAGAKLLEWNDLRVFVYIFLSMLLAGLMKETGLLDEMVESLSSSSCRLALTGVPALIGLMPMPGGALVSAIALKDKYLAEARVSRDDATYLNYWFRHVWVPSWPLFQSVVITASVLYINPIDVVSHTWIGTVAAILGGALISYPILRSVSCGGGRGTLAVFLASISPLLGLVILFFSGVPMLVALATVIIVFVAIWRPGRPQLVRALKLATRPTIHLVLLESLYFKNVLLATDMGVAMASFADTAGINEALLVFMVPFILGLAAGGENFFASTAMPALIPYLTLQTGINWSMLALAYLGGFLGVMGSPVHLCLALTVDYFESSMGRVLLKTYASILAAVAIGVAMIYLIY, encoded by the coding sequence GTGCCGCTAAACCCAGTATATGGATTCATAGCCTCATACATCCTACTCGTGATACTAGCCAGCAGGATCAGGAAAGTCTACATAGTAATAGCCGGCATGATAGCCACATACGTACTCCTCTCAGCAACCCCGAGGGAAGCCGTGGAGGCCGGGGCCAAGCTACTCGAATGGAACGACCTGAGAGTCTTCGTCTACATATTCCTCTCAATGCTCCTAGCGGGGCTGATGAAGGAGACAGGTCTCCTCGATGAGATGGTGGAATCCCTCTCATCGTCAAGCTGCAGGCTAGCCCTCACCGGCGTGCCAGCCCTGATAGGCCTGATGCCCATGCCAGGCGGCGCCCTAGTATCGGCTATAGCGTTGAAGGACAAGTACCTAGCCGAGGCCAGGGTGTCCCGTGACGACGCGACCTACCTCAACTACTGGTTCAGGCACGTGTGGGTCCCCTCGTGGCCCCTCTTCCAGAGCGTCGTGATAACTGCCAGCGTACTCTACATAAACCCAATCGACGTCGTGAGCCACACGTGGATAGGGACCGTGGCAGCCATACTCGGCGGCGCCCTCATATCATACCCGATACTCAGAAGCGTCTCCTGCGGCGGGGGCAGGGGGACCCTCGCCGTGTTCCTGGCCTCTATATCACCCCTCCTAGGCCTGGTGATCCTCTTCTTCTCGGGAGTCCCCATGCTCGTCGCGCTAGCCACGGTCATCATCGTCTTCGTGGCTATATGGAGGCCTGGCAGGCCCCAGCTGGTTAGAGCTTTGAAGCTGGCGACGAGGCCCACGATACACTTGGTGTTGCTTGAGAGCCTCTACTTCAAGAACGTTCTCCTAGCCACCGACATGGGGGTTGCAATGGCCTCCTTCGCCGACACGGCAGGCATAAACGAGGCACTCCTAGTCTTCATGGTCCCCTTCATACTAGGCCTAGCGGCCGGCGGCGAGAACTTCTTCGCATCAACGGCCATGCCAGCCCTAATCCCATACCTCACCCTACAGACAGGGATAAACTGGAGCATGCTAGCCCTAGCATACCTGGGAGGCTTCCTCGGGGTGATGGGTAGCCCCGTGCACCTATGCCTGGCCCTCACGGTTGACTACTTCGAGTCTAGCATGGGCCGCGTATTGTTGAAGACCTACGCCAGCATCCTGGCAGCTGTAGCCATAGGAGTGGCTATGATATACCTGATATACTAG
- a CDS encoding fumarate hydratase, with product MAIQLEEIFYDFIKRVATGIPEDVYKKIKEAYEKETVPAAKAQLEAILADMEIACKKERPICQDTGTPYLWIEWGEDFPLKPTAIIEAYKNALRRVTKDGYLRPNAVDPLKAKNSGDNTGRFIPWIHVEPVPGDKLVVHMMSKGGGSEAPSTLIMSTPLKGFENLKKGVVEAVARAGPLPCPPVIVGVAIGAGADIVMSLAKRALLRPIGERHPDPDAAKLEEELLEALNKLELGPHGFGGHLTALDVKFEYAHRHPATFAIGIVTSCWATRRGSIEVGPDGSWRMLTKHLVPGDGGCVIR from the coding sequence ATGGCGATCCAGCTAGAGGAGATATTCTACGACTTCATCAAGAGAGTCGCAACCGGCATACCAGAGGACGTGTACAAGAAGATAAAGGAAGCCTACGAGAAGGAAACGGTCCCAGCGGCCAAGGCACAGCTCGAAGCGATACTGGCAGACATGGAGATAGCCTGCAAGAAGGAGAGGCCCATATGCCAGGACACGGGGACCCCCTACCTGTGGATAGAGTGGGGCGAGGACTTCCCCCTGAAACCCACCGCGATAATAGAGGCCTACAAGAACGCCCTAAGGAGAGTAACCAAAGACGGGTACCTAAGGCCCAACGCCGTAGACCCCCTCAAGGCAAAGAACTCCGGGGACAACACGGGCAGGTTCATACCATGGATACACGTGGAACCAGTACCGGGAGACAAGCTGGTAGTACACATGATGAGCAAGGGAGGAGGAAGCGAGGCCCCGTCAACACTCATAATGTCAACCCCCCTCAAGGGCTTCGAGAACCTTAAGAAGGGAGTAGTAGAGGCGGTGGCCAGGGCAGGGCCACTACCATGCCCGCCGGTGATAGTTGGAGTGGCTATAGGCGCGGGAGCCGACATAGTGATGAGCCTAGCCAAGAGGGCGCTACTAAGGCCGATAGGCGAGAGGCACCCGGACCCGGACGCCGCCAAGCTAGAAGAGGAGTTGCTAGAAGCCCTGAACAAGCTAGAGCTAGGCCCCCACGGCTTCGGAGGCCACCTAACGGCGCTAGACGTCAAGTTCGAATACGCCCACAGGCATCCGGCCACCTTCGCGATAGGCATAGTAACTAGCTGCTGGGCTACCAGGAGGGGCAGCATAGAGGTGGGCCCCGACGGGAGCTGGCGCATGCTAACCAAGCACCTGGTCCCCGGGGACGGTGGTTGTGTTATTAGGTGA
- a CDS encoding FumA C-terminus/TtdB family hydratase beta subunit codes for MSESRVFHLRTPLSDEDVEKLRIGDIVYVTGIMVTARDEAHKEILETIERGEKLPIDLKGLVLYHCGPVVRKKPDGSWEVVAAGPTTSMRMESVEAEFIEKTGVKMIVGKGGMGPRTAEAMKKHKAVYAVFTGGAGALAADRIKRVVDVYWLDKLGIPEAVWVFEVENFGPLIVTIDSTGRNYYEERLKKVKENAERVVKELLSREG; via the coding sequence GTGAGCGAGTCTAGAGTATTCCATCTCCGGACCCCCCTCTCGGACGAGGACGTCGAGAAGCTCAGGATAGGAGACATAGTCTACGTGACGGGTATAATGGTCACAGCGAGGGACGAGGCCCATAAGGAGATACTCGAAACCATAGAACGCGGAGAGAAGCTGCCCATCGACCTGAAGGGCCTAGTGCTATACCACTGCGGCCCGGTGGTCAGGAAGAAGCCCGACGGGAGCTGGGAGGTCGTAGCGGCCGGGCCGACCACCAGCATGAGGATGGAGTCGGTCGAGGCCGAATTCATAGAGAAGACCGGCGTGAAGATGATAGTTGGAAAAGGCGGGATGGGCCCGAGGACCGCTGAGGCCATGAAGAAGCACAAGGCCGTCTACGCGGTATTCACCGGCGGCGCTGGAGCCCTCGCCGCGGACAGGATCAAGAGGGTGGTCGACGTCTACTGGCTCGACAAGCTGGGCATACCGGAGGCCGTCTGGGTTTTCGAAGTAGAGAACTTCGGCCCCCTCATAGTGACGATAGACTCCACGGGCAGGAACTACTATGAGGAGAGGCTGAAGAAAGTCAAGGAGAACGCTGAGAGGGTAGTAAAGGAGCTGCTCTCCAGGGAGGGCTAG
- a CDS encoding TIGR00266 family protein: MKEKIVGGPAYSLLELELNAGEEVWFEAGAFVYSRGPIEVTTTSGGLGSALKRKLLGGESFFLNVARARGPSAVGLAPSAPGDIVGVDIAGELLVQDTSYLAHYGDLKVTTAWRGLKGWLSEGQFFWLKIEGRGRAWLSSYGALETYTLQAGETMIVDNFHLVAMDPTVQWSARKFGGWKSFLFGGEGIVFELRGPGRVWLQTRLLPALASLVYRYLPKKG, from the coding sequence ATGAAGGAGAAGATTGTCGGGGGACCAGCCTACAGCCTCCTCGAACTAGAGCTGAATGCTGGAGAAGAGGTATGGTTTGAGGCGGGGGCCTTCGTGTACAGCCGAGGCCCTATAGAGGTCACAACAACCAGCGGCGGCCTGGGCTCGGCTCTAAAGAGGAAGTTGCTGGGCGGTGAGTCCTTCTTCCTAAACGTGGCCAGGGCCAGGGGCCCCTCGGCGGTCGGACTCGCCCCATCGGCTCCAGGCGATATAGTGGGCGTTGATATAGCTGGAGAGCTATTGGTGCAGGACACGAGCTACCTAGCCCACTATGGGGATCTGAAGGTCACGACCGCCTGGCGCGGCTTGAAGGGCTGGCTCTCCGAGGGACAGTTCTTCTGGCTCAAGATCGAGGGCAGGGGGAGGGCATGGCTCTCGTCCTACGGGGCCCTAGAGACTTATACGCTGCAGGCCGGCGAGACCATGATAGTCGACAACTTCCACCTCGTGGCAATGGACCCCACGGTCCAGTGGAGTGCCAGGAAGTTCGGGGGATGGAAGTCCTTCCTCTTCGGGGGAGAAGGGATAGTATTCGAGCTAAGGGGTCCTGGAAGGGTATGGCTCCAGACGAGGCTCCTACCAGCCCTGGCGAGCCTAGTCTACAGGTACCTCCCGAAAAAGGGTTGA
- a CDS encoding class I SAM-dependent methyltransferase yields the protein MDGLDYEVRELLSRLRKESLESYVPLIDAEDGAALATLAFMAPEGLIVDLGAGVGYSALWLAIGARGKSGARIVAVEWDPDLAQVLARNAKAIERITGVGVEVVNDDALEYLDSLPEEELFSLAFVDIEKNQYPEALAKLVPRTRKGGVLAFHNAYFPSPPKSFYEMIRGYRHLIVPTPQGLAVIVV from the coding sequence TTGGATGGACTGGATTATGAGGTGAGGGAGCTCTTATCTCGCTTGAGGAAGGAGTCCTTAGAGAGTTACGTGCCCCTGATAGACGCGGAGGATGGTGCCGCGCTCGCCACCCTCGCCTTCATGGCCCCTGAGGGTTTGATTGTTGACCTGGGCGCGGGGGTTGGCTACTCTGCCCTCTGGCTTGCCATCGGGGCCCGTGGGAAGAGTGGTGCTAGGATTGTGGCGGTCGAGTGGGATCCGGATTTGGCCCAGGTGTTGGCTAGGAATGCTAAGGCTATAGAGAGGATAACCGGTGTTGGGGTAGAGGTAGTTAATGATGATGCTCTGGAGTACTTGGACTCGCTACCCGAGGAGGAACTGTTCTCGCTGGCCTTCGTCGACATAGAAAAGAACCAGTACCCGGAGGCCCTCGCGAAGCTAGTGCCGAGGACCAGGAAGGGCGGCGTGCTGGCGTTCCACAACGCGTACTTCCCGTCCCCGCCCAAGTCCTTCTACGAGATGATTAGAGGCTATAGGCACCTCATAGTGCCGACGCCGCAGGGCCTGGCAGTGATAGTAGTGTGA
- a CDS encoding 30S ribosomal protein S25e has product MAKKKGKAEGGAKGKARSLVEQARYDVSLPPELLERAKKDLKREKYLTPLKLSQKYNVTLSTARKILKALEGEGLIVKFGASRRAPVYVPADKARELPQGI; this is encoded by the coding sequence ATGGCGAAGAAGAAGGGCAAGGCCGAGGGCGGCGCCAAGGGGAAGGCGAGGAGCCTGGTGGAGCAGGCCAGGTATGACGTCAGCCTCCCGCCGGAGCTCCTAGAGAGGGCTAAGAAGGACTTGAAGAGGGAGAAGTACCTGACTCCATTGAAGCTCTCCCAGAAGTACAATGTAACGCTTAGCACCGCCAGGAAGATACTGAAGGCCCTCGAAGGGGAGGGGCTGATAGTAAAGTTCGGAGCCAGCAGGAGAGCGCCAGTCTACGTGCCAGCGGATAAGGCCAGGGAGCTACCCCAAGGGATATAG
- a CDS encoding KaiC domain-containing protein, which produces MDGRAALAASTRVYVERLKTGVPGFDPLVNGGIPRGFFVAVVGEPGTGKTVFSIHFAWQGVVEGDKVVYVTTEESRESIVRQAAMFGMDLARAMDKGRLVIIDALMKSKGDEWSLGELDIEELVEKVLEAKKKLGYGRARLVIDSMSAFWLDKPAMARKYSYAVKRILYKWDFTGYLVSQYAITTSEAFGWGVEHVADGIVRFRRYIRGGVLRRYVLVEKMRQTPHSLVMHEINIVDGKGMMVTRPVTARREDVALPGSVRDRIIRARLEEELASPDNVSEGGDVGDDFEPTQ; this is translated from the coding sequence GTGGATGGGCGAGCGGCTTTGGCGGCCTCGACGAGGGTGTATGTTGAGAGGCTGAAGACTGGCGTGCCCGGCTTCGACCCCCTGGTGAATGGAGGGATCCCCAGGGGCTTCTTCGTCGCTGTAGTGGGCGAGCCTGGGACTGGGAAGACGGTCTTCAGCATCCACTTCGCGTGGCAGGGCGTTGTCGAGGGCGACAAGGTAGTGTATGTGACTACAGAGGAGAGCCGGGAGAGTATCGTGAGGCAGGCCGCTATGTTTGGGATGGACCTGGCTAGGGCGATGGATAAGGGTAGGCTGGTTATAATTGACGCTTTGATGAAGAGTAAGGGTGATGAGTGGAGTCTGGGCGAGCTCGATATTGAGGAGCTAGTGGAGAAGGTGCTTGAGGCCAAGAAGAAGCTCGGCTATGGTAGGGCTAGGCTGGTCATAGACTCGATGAGCGCCTTCTGGCTCGACAAGCCGGCGATGGCTAGGAAGTATAGCTACGCGGTGAAGAGGATACTCTACAAGTGGGACTTCACGGGCTACCTGGTTAGCCAGTACGCGATAACGACCTCTGAGGCCTTCGGCTGGGGGGTCGAGCACGTCGCGGACGGCATAGTCAGGTTCAGGCGCTATATCAGGGGAGGCGTGCTGAGGAGGTATGTTCTAGTGGAGAAGATGAGGCAGACGCCCCACAGCCTAGTCATGCACGAGATCAATATAGTAGATGGAAAGGGGATGATGGTCACGAGGCCAGTCACGGCCCGCAGGGAGGACGTGGCACTGCCGGGTAGCGTGAGGGACCGGATAATCCGGGCCCGCCTGGAGGAGGAGCTAGCCTCTCCTGATAACGTATCGGAGGGCGGCGATGTAGGCGACGACTTCGAGCCTACCCAGTAG
- a CDS encoding TrkH family potassium uptake protein: MLKKFGYYSGLAIIASSLSLIGSGLYGLYLAYLQGLPQERYPAIVMFSMGLSFILAGYLLTRRGTEPLKMSEAVAVTVLIWLLVPTLDAVPFMAASHIPFIDALFESVSGWTTTGLTILSGEPSTWHHVYVPEVSAIPETLKVWRSLMQWEGGLGIVIFTIAFLAPPGVSVATLYLAEGKFERLEASLRRSAVKMGAIYIVLTIIGAVLFFLAGMPLGDAIQHSMTGIATAGFSTHTESIGYYMSNHWILLVAAFIMFLGAVSFADHNAILTGRFRELRYSIELHAQLAIIAGSILLAGYMWVRDPLFHRNFTFTQVWFHVVSSFATAGFQAGDLHATTESYKVLLAILALIGGSAFSTAGGIKVFRILISLKSISYEADLVVHARGYVPSRRLGRYVLNEELVRRTLATVTAFVVTYTLLVILLAAVYPGMYDLGDIAFEIASAMGNVGLSAGLSAAGAPLGVKAILIAAMLLGRLEVVAYIAALRYVIRRG; this comes from the coding sequence ATGCTGAAGAAGTTCGGCTACTACTCTGGCCTGGCTATAATAGCGTCTAGCCTATCCCTGATAGGCTCCGGGCTATACGGCCTATACCTAGCCTACCTGCAAGGCCTCCCCCAGGAGAGGTACCCGGCTATAGTGATGTTCTCCATGGGCCTCTCCTTCATACTGGCAGGGTACCTGTTGACCCGTAGGGGCACCGAGCCCTTGAAGATGAGTGAGGCAGTGGCCGTAACAGTGCTCATCTGGCTCCTAGTGCCGACCCTTGACGCGGTACCATTCATGGCAGCGTCCCATATACCATTCATCGACGCGTTGTTCGAGAGCGTCAGCGGGTGGACCACAACCGGGTTAACAATACTCTCGGGCGAGCCGAGCACCTGGCACCACGTATACGTTCCAGAGGTCAGCGCCATACCGGAGACGTTGAAGGTCTGGAGGAGCCTGATGCAGTGGGAGGGCGGGCTAGGCATAGTCATCTTCACGATAGCCTTCCTAGCCCCGCCAGGCGTGTCCGTCGCGACGCTATACCTGGCTGAGGGTAAGTTCGAGCGCTTGGAGGCCAGCCTCAGGAGGAGCGCCGTCAAGATGGGAGCTATCTACATCGTCCTGACCATTATAGGGGCGGTGCTCTTCTTCCTGGCAGGCATGCCTCTAGGCGACGCCATACAACACTCGATGACCGGTATAGCCACGGCAGGCTTCTCAACCCACACGGAGAGCATAGGGTACTACATGAGTAACCACTGGATACTCCTGGTAGCGGCTTTCATAATGTTCCTGGGGGCTGTGAGCTTCGCAGATCACAACGCGATCCTAACGGGCAGGTTCAGGGAGCTGAGGTACAGCATAGAGCTACACGCGCAGCTAGCGATCATAGCAGGCTCGATACTCCTAGCGGGCTATATGTGGGTGAGGGACCCCCTCTTCCACAGGAACTTCACCTTCACCCAGGTATGGTTCCACGTCGTCTCCTCCTTCGCCACCGCGGGCTTCCAGGCAGGAGACCTCCACGCCACCACGGAGTCCTACAAGGTCCTACTAGCGATCCTAGCCTTGATAGGGGGGAGCGCCTTCTCCACGGCTGGAGGTATAAAGGTGTTCCGTATACTGATATCGCTCAAGAGCATATCCTACGAGGCGGACCTCGTGGTCCACGCTAGGGGATATGTGCCTAGCAGGAGGCTTGGCAGGTACGTGTTGAACGAGGAGCTGGTGAGGAGGACCCTAGCCACCGTGACGGCCTTCGTCGTGACCTATACCCTACTAGTCATACTGCTAGCCGCCGTCTACCCTGGAATGTACGACCTGGGGGACATCGCCTTCGAGATAGCCAGCGCGATGGGCAACGTGGGCCTGAGCGCAGGGCTATCGGCCGCGGGCGCGCCGCTTGGAGTGAAGGCTATACTCATAGCGGCCATGCTACTGGGTAGGCTCGAAGTCGTCGCCTACATCGCCGCCCTCCGATACGTTATCAGGAGAGGCTAG